The Ficedula albicollis isolate OC2 chromosome 6, FicAlb1.5, whole genome shotgun sequence genome has a window encoding:
- the PCGF5 gene encoding polycomb group RING finger protein 5 isoform X2 yields MATQRKHLVKDFNPHITCYICKGYLIKPTTVTECLHTFCKTCIVQHFEDSNDCPRCGNQVHETNPLEMLRLDNTLEEIIFKLVPGLREQELQREIEFWKKNKPQENGQDESPKADKPKVDEECDENEEDKDYHRSDPQIAICLDCLRNNGQSGDNVVKGLMKKFIRCSTRVTVGTIKKFLSLKLKLPSSYELDVLCNGEIMGKDHTMEFIYMTRWRLRGENFRCQNCSSSQVCSQDGTFYQSYPMVLQYRPRIDFG; encoded by the exons ATGGCTACTCAGAGGAAGCACTTGGTGAAAGATTTCAATCCTCATATCACCTGCTATATCTGTAAAGGCTATCTCATCAAGCCAACTACAGTAACGGAGTGCCTCCATACCT TTTGTAAGACTTGTATCGTTCAGCACTTTGAAGACAGCAATGACTGTCCCAGGTGTGGCAACCAAGTGCATGAGACCAATCCACTAGAAATGTTAAG gCTGGATAACACCttagaggaaattatttttaagttggTGCCTGGACTTCGAGAAC AGGAACTGCAGCGAGAGATtgaattttggaagaaaaacaaacctcaagAAAATGGACAAG ATGAAAGTCCAAAAGCTGATAAGCCCAAAGTAGATGAGGAGTGtgatgaaaatgaagaagatAAAGACTATCACAGGAGTGACCCACAGATTGCAATCTGCCTCGACTGTTTACGCAACAATGGGCAGTCAGGAGATAATGTCGTCAAA GGCTTAATGAAGAAATTTATCCGCTGTTCTACTCGAGTGACCGTGGGAACTATCAAAAAGTTTCTcagcttaaaattaaaacttccaAGTTCCTATGAG CTGGATGTACTATGCAACGGAGAAATCATGGGGAAGGACCATACTATGGAATTCATCTATATGACAAGATGGAGACTAAGAGGCGAAAAC TTTCGGTGTCAGAACTGCTCATCTTCGCAAGTCTGCTCACAGGATGGCACTTTCTATCAG TCTTACCCTATGGTACTTCAGTATCGACCTAGAATTGACTTCGGTTAG
- the PCGF5 gene encoding polycomb group RING finger protein 5 isoform X1, with protein MATQRKHLVKDFNPHITCYICKGYLIKPTTVTECLHTFCKTCIVQHFEDSNDCPRCGNQVHETNPLEMLRLDNTLEEIIFKLVPGLREQELQREIEFWKKNKPQENGQDESPKADKPKVDEECDENEEDKDYHRSDPQIAICLDCLRNNGQSGDNVVKGLMKKFIRCSTRVTVGTIKKFLSLKLKLPSSYELDVLCNGEIMGKDHTMEFIYMTRWRLRGENSYPMVLQYRPRIDFG; from the exons ATGGCTACTCAGAGGAAGCACTTGGTGAAAGATTTCAATCCTCATATCACCTGCTATATCTGTAAAGGCTATCTCATCAAGCCAACTACAGTAACGGAGTGCCTCCATACCT TTTGTAAGACTTGTATCGTTCAGCACTTTGAAGACAGCAATGACTGTCCCAGGTGTGGCAACCAAGTGCATGAGACCAATCCACTAGAAATGTTAAG gCTGGATAACACCttagaggaaattatttttaagttggTGCCTGGACTTCGAGAAC AGGAACTGCAGCGAGAGATtgaattttggaagaaaaacaaacctcaagAAAATGGACAAG ATGAAAGTCCAAAAGCTGATAAGCCCAAAGTAGATGAGGAGTGtgatgaaaatgaagaagatAAAGACTATCACAGGAGTGACCCACAGATTGCAATCTGCCTCGACTGTTTACGCAACAATGGGCAGTCAGGAGATAATGTCGTCAAA GGCTTAATGAAGAAATTTATCCGCTGTTCTACTCGAGTGACCGTGGGAACTATCAAAAAGTTTCTcagcttaaaattaaaacttccaAGTTCCTATGAG CTGGATGTACTATGCAACGGAGAAATCATGGGGAAGGACCATACTATGGAATTCATCTATATGACAAGATGGAGACTAAGAGGCGAAAAC TCTTACCCTATGGTACTTCAGTATCGACCTAGAATTGACTTCGGTTAG